The following are from one region of the Hymenobacter sp. YIM 151858-1 genome:
- the pyrE gene encoding orotate phosphoribosyltransferase: MPYAPSDFQQQFELQLRGEDALLSGHFRLSSGLHSDTYVQCARFLRRPDLAAPALGVLAKLIREAGLQPDVVVGPAMGGVVVSYELARQLQVPGIFTERDADTKMTLRRGFTLQPGEKVIIAEDVVTTGKSTLEVAEVLRRMGVDVLGVACLIDRTGGQHELDFPLFALLPVQAATYQPENCPLCAKGIPAVKPGSRPDAVPTLA; the protein is encoded by the coding sequence ATGCCCTACGCTCCGAGCGATTTTCAGCAGCAATTTGAGTTGCAGCTGCGCGGCGAAGATGCCCTGCTGAGCGGCCACTTCCGCCTTTCTTCCGGCCTGCACTCCGATACCTACGTGCAGTGCGCCCGCTTTCTGCGCCGCCCCGACCTGGCCGCCCCGGCCCTGGGTGTGCTGGCTAAGCTGATCCGGGAAGCCGGCCTACAGCCCGACGTGGTGGTAGGCCCCGCCATGGGCGGCGTGGTGGTGAGCTACGAGTTGGCCCGCCAGCTGCAAGTGCCCGGCATCTTCACCGAGCGCGACGCCGACACCAAGATGACCTTGCGCCGCGGCTTCACGCTGCAGCCGGGCGAGAAAGTCATCATCGCCGAGGACGTGGTAACCACGGGAAAATCGACCCTGGAGGTAGCCGAAGTGCTGCGCCGGATGGGCGTGGACGTGCTGGGCGTAGCCTGCCTCATCGACCGCACCGGCGGTCAGCATGAACTAGACTTCCCCCTGTTTGCGTTGCTACCGGTTCAAGCAGCCACCTATCAGCCCGAAAATTGTCCGCTGTGTGCCAAGGGCATTCCGGCGGTAAAGCCGGGAAGTCGGCCCGACGCGGTGCCGACGCTTGCGTAA
- the pyrF gene encoding orotidine-5'-phosphate decarboxylase: MDQLTRRAHTTGSLLCVGLDPVGENVETRLRQVVEQTAEYAAGFKPNLAFFLARPDGVALLQRLREWIPSEVPMILDGKFGDIANTAERYAAFAYDIIGADGVTVNPYMGDDAIVPFARPGKAVFVLAKTSNKPAHSLQDEQLVRGGTLSDLAADVVQDLYPQHPDLGLVVGATNAEALARLRQRCPELWFLVPGVGAQGGDLAATVQAGCRPSDGLGLLINTSRSIWQAADAGAAARDLTQQIHALRSERFSAAI; this comes from the coding sequence ATGGATCAGCTAACTCGCCGCGCCCACACCACCGGCTCGCTGCTCTGCGTGGGCCTCGACCCCGTAGGGGAAAACGTAGAAACCCGCCTGCGCCAAGTGGTGGAGCAAACGGCCGAGTACGCCGCCGGCTTCAAGCCCAACCTGGCTTTCTTCCTGGCCCGCCCCGATGGGGTAGCCCTGCTGCAGCGCCTGCGCGAGTGGATACCCAGCGAAGTGCCGATGATCCTCGACGGTAAGTTCGGCGACATTGCCAACACCGCCGAGCGCTACGCCGCCTTTGCCTACGACATCATCGGGGCCGATGGCGTGACGGTGAACCCCTACATGGGCGACGACGCTATCGTGCCGTTTGCCCGCCCCGGCAAGGCCGTGTTCGTGCTGGCCAAAACCTCCAACAAGCCCGCCCACTCGCTGCAGGATGAACAGCTGGTGCGTGGCGGTACGCTCAGCGACCTGGCCGCCGATGTGGTGCAGGACCTCTACCCCCAGCACCCCGACCTAGGCCTGGTAGTAGGCGCCACCAACGCCGAGGCCCTGGCCCGCCTGCGCCAGCGCTGCCCCGAGCTGTGGTTTCTGGTGCCCGGCGTGGGGGCCCAAGGCGGCGACCTGGCAGCTACCGTGCAGGCCGGCTGCCGCCCATCCGACGGCCTGGGTCTTCTGATTAATACTTCCCGTAGCATCTGGCAGGCCGCCGACGCTGGCGCCGCGGCCCGCGACCTTACCCAACAAATTCATGCCCTACGCTCCGAGCGATTTTCAGCAGCAATTTGA